The following are encoded together in the Cyanobacterium aponinum PCC 10605 genome:
- the modA gene encoding molybdate ABC transporter substrate-binding protein: MGWRENWLIFFSVIICFSLLKIDFYGLDDKQSNKINLGNSATQITVSCAASLKNIMEEIKPLYEQKYSQTQLIYNFGSSGSLQRQIEQGAPVDVFISAADKQINALEKKGLLLEGTRYDLVSNKIVLIVPKNHNKNKVNITNFTDLTNTNITKIALGEPQSVPAGKYAQEVLHYYKITEQINAKAVYGKDVRQVLNYVATGNVDAGIVYLTDAKIEDEVKVVTTAPSGSHSPVVYPIAVVKDSKNPQESKQLINFLSTSEIQTMFTKYGFSK, translated from the coding sequence ATGGGATGGCGTGAGAATTGGTTAATATTTTTTAGTGTAATTATTTGTTTTTCTTTATTAAAAATAGATTTTTATGGTTTAGATGATAAACAATCAAATAAGATCAATTTAGGAAATTCTGCGACTCAAATAACTGTATCATGTGCCGCTAGTTTAAAAAATATTATGGAGGAAATCAAGCCTCTTTATGAGCAAAAATATTCTCAAACACAACTTATATATAATTTTGGTTCATCGGGTTCATTACAACGGCAAATTGAACAAGGAGCCCCTGTAGATGTATTCATTTCTGCCGCCGATAAACAAATAAATGCTTTAGAAAAAAAAGGATTATTATTAGAAGGAACTCGCTATGATTTAGTCAGTAATAAAATAGTTTTGATTGTACCTAAAAATCACAATAAAAATAAAGTAAATATTACAAATTTTACTGATTTAACTAATACAAATATAACAAAAATTGCCCTCGGTGAGCCTCAAAGTGTACCTGCTGGTAAATATGCTCAAGAAGTTTTACATTACTATAAAATTACAGAACAAATTAATGCTAAAGCTGTTTATGGTAAAGATGTTCGTCAAGTTCTTAACTATGTGGCTACAGGTAATGTTGACGCTGGAATTGTCTATCTTACTGATGCCAAAATCGAAGATGAAGTAAAAGTAGTTACTACAGCTCCATCAGGTAGTCACTCCCCTGTTGTTTACCCCATAGCAGTTGTCAAAGACAGTAAAAATCCCCAAGAATCAAAACAATTAATCAACTTCTTGAGTACTTCCGAAATTCAAACAATGTTTACAAAATATGGATTTAGTAAGTGA
- a CDS encoding serine/threonine-protein kinase, which translates to MTNLSNFNSFGYQLIKQLNHNLQGGRITYQTIDLKTQQYVVIKQFRFATTNNWDSYKEIEREIEVLKELNHPGIPRYISQFDSEEGLCLVQEYKSAQPLSNFTTLSLEEVTNIAKQILDILVYLQERLPPIFHRDIKPENVLMDQNKQIYLVDFGLAKIGHQTIALSTMMGGTFGFMPPEQLHNQKLTEASDLYSVGMTLICLITNTKSGDVGSLMDLSSNRVMFDKKMPNVGVHFINWLERMVEPNPSLRYQNAKMALEALEKKSIITRENFKKERLTFTFLFVSSIIIITTQTAFAFIYTFISIFIVIFLVYIRFIKSVNYTVKKQLNSRKKELQKERIKITKAIEGEKDNVSQKLIEQQQKQRQLSNQEEDEIIRVNKPLEQKISNIERELSQLQNNKNKEISQELKRIQNDFINRELNKPINPDSVEGIGQKFLQKLNNAGIVRVCDISYYRAKNVKGIGEVRASNLVNWRQQMETNARNNVPKILPIYLQEKIDKKYLDLSNQLSEEKVKLRENIRINQININRKYKLEQERILDVIARIKEQETHLENSPFMQKQENQLMMVKQELDRVAEQLEVYRQWTFSRYLISFVLFRSEINIRN; encoded by the coding sequence ATAATCTTCAAGGAGGAAGAATTACTTACCAAACTATTGATCTAAAAACTCAGCAATACGTTGTGATTAAACAATTTCGTTTTGCTACCACAAACAATTGGGATAGCTATAAAGAAATTGAAAGAGAAATAGAAGTTTTAAAAGAATTAAATCATCCTGGTATTCCTCGCTATATTAGCCAATTTGATTCCGAAGAAGGATTATGTTTAGTTCAGGAATATAAATCTGCTCAACCATTATCTAATTTTACGACTTTAAGTTTAGAAGAAGTAACGAATATTGCTAAACAAATCCTCGACATTCTAGTTTATTTACAAGAAAGATTACCCCCTATTTTTCACCGTGATATAAAACCAGAAAATGTTTTAATGGATCAAAACAAACAAATCTATTTAGTAGATTTTGGTTTAGCTAAAATTGGTCATCAAACGATAGCATTAAGTACGATGATGGGGGGTACTTTTGGATTTATGCCTCCTGAACAATTGCACAATCAAAAATTAACTGAAGCCTCAGATTTATACAGTGTTGGGATGACTTTAATTTGTTTAATTACTAATACTAAATCAGGAGATGTAGGCAGTTTAATGGATCTTTCAAGTAATAGGGTGATGTTTGATAAAAAGATGCCTAATGTGGGTGTTCATTTTATCAACTGGTTAGAAAGAATGGTTGAACCTAATCCAAGTTTGCGTTATCAAAATGCTAAAATGGCTTTGGAAGCATTAGAAAAGAAATCAATTATTACAAGAGAAAATTTCAAGAAAGAAAGGTTGACTTTTACTTTTCTCTTTGTTAGTTCTATTATCATTATTACTACACAAACAGCGTTTGCTTTTATTTACACTTTTATTAGTATTTTTATAGTTATATTTTTGGTTTATATCAGGTTTATAAAATCAGTTAATTATACAGTAAAAAAACAACTTAATAGTAGAAAAAAAGAATTACAAAAAGAACGAATCAAGATAACAAAAGCTATAGAAGGTGAGAAAGATAATGTTAGTCAAAAATTAATAGAACAACAGCAAAAACAAAGACAATTATCAAATCAAGAAGAAGATGAAATTATCCGAGTAAATAAACCTTTAGAACAAAAAATTTCTAATATAGAAAGAGAATTGAGTCAGTTACAAAATAATAAAAATAAAGAAATTAGTCAGGAGTTAAAAAGAATACAAAATGATTTTATTAATCGTGAACTTAATAAACCTATTAATCCTGATTCGGTGGAGGGTATTGGTCAAAAATTCTTACAAAAATTGAATAATGCAGGTATTGTTCGAGTTTGTGATATTAGTTATTATCGTGCTAAAAATGTTAAAGGAATAGGGGAAGTAAGGGCTTCTAATTTAGTTAATTGGCGACAACAAATGGAAACAAACGCCAGAAACAATGTTCCTAAAATCTTACCGATCTATCTTCAAGAAAAAATAGATAAAAAGTATTTAGATTTGTCTAATCAATTAAGTGAAGAGAAGGTAAAATTAAGAGAAAATATTAGGATTAATCAAATTAATATTAATCGTAAATATAAACTAGAGCAAGAAAGAATTTTAGATGTAATAGCAAGAATAAAAGAACAAGAAACACACTTAGAAAATAGTCCATTTATGCAAAAACAAGAAAATCAGTTGATGATGGTAAAACAAGAATTAGATCGTGTTGCTGAACAGTTGGAAGTCTATCGTCAGTGGACTTTTTCTCGTTATCTAATTAGTTTCGTTTTATTTCGTTCTGAAATTAATATCAGAAATTGA